In Janthinobacterium sp. 67, a genomic segment contains:
- a CDS encoding Mth938-like domain-containing protein: MKLHASSTQQYQTVTGYDENGVEINAQPYNYSLIVMPETAPRAWDVASFEELTEAHFAQILADAPDVVILGTGERQRFVHPKLTAALTMRRIGVECMDSQAACRTYNILMGEGRKVTLALILAPAAGKAA, encoded by the coding sequence ATGAAACTCCACGCCAGCAGCACCCAACAATACCAGACTGTCACCGGCTATGACGAAAACGGCGTCGAGATCAATGCCCAGCCGTACAACTACAGCCTGATCGTCATGCCGGAAACAGCGCCGCGGGCCTGGGACGTCGCCAGTTTCGAAGAATTGACCGAGGCGCATTTCGCGCAAATCCTCGCCGACGCTCCCGACGTGGTCATCCTCGGCACGGGCGAACGCCAGCGCTTCGTGCACCCGAAACTGACGGCCGCGCTGACCATGCGCCGCATCGGCGTCGAATGCATGGATAGCCAGGCCGCCTGCCGCACCTACAATATCCTCATGGGCGAAGGCCGCAAAGTCACCCTGGCGCTGATCCTGGCCCCGGCCGCAGGCAAGGCCGCATGA
- a CDS encoding glycosyltransferase family 39 protein, whose product MKINVNELHSSRVLMWSLLGIFIVVTLYALGVRTLVPPDEGRYAEMAREMFVTGDWITTRLNGIKYFEKPPLQTWMNALTFAAFGLGEWQARLWTGLCGIIGVCMTAYAGKKVFGPRVGLYAGLVLASSLFWLASGQINSLDMGLSGMMTLTLGSLLVAQRDDATATERRNWMLACWAAMALAVLAKGLIGIVLPGAVLVLYSLCARDWRIWTRLHLAKGLLVFFAIATPWFVLVALRNPEQPHFFFIHEHFQRFLMKGHKREGAWYYFLVLLVPGILPWIGLLPQSLAAAFQRQEGAFQPRLMLLVWAVFIFFFFSYSTSKLPGYIVPIFPALALLVALYLESASRRQRLFAAGLLCVLGAAILIGGPIAFGKASARDPAALIALKGYQPWLMAAGFFALAGGALALLHARQLRRDMTVLTIAGAGFLATHCILAGSELYGQNRAGTDMLPQIQAELTADTKLYSVGIYEQSLTYYLQRPVILVDYWDEFTFGLKQQPELSIPTIEPFITQWTNDANAGVHDMAIISLDRYKELQQRGVPMRVIAEDARRMVIANK is encoded by the coding sequence ATGAAAATCAATGTCAACGAACTGCACTCGTCGCGGGTGCTGATGTGGTCCCTGCTGGGCATCTTCATCGTCGTCACCCTGTACGCATTGGGCGTGCGCACCCTGGTGCCGCCCGACGAGGGCCGCTACGCCGAGATGGCGCGCGAGATGTTCGTCACGGGCGACTGGATCACCACGCGTCTGAACGGCATCAAGTACTTTGAAAAGCCGCCGCTGCAAACGTGGATGAATGCGCTGACCTTCGCCGCCTTCGGCCTGGGCGAGTGGCAGGCACGCCTGTGGACTGGCCTGTGCGGCATCATCGGCGTGTGCATGACGGCCTACGCGGGCAAGAAAGTCTTCGGCCCGCGCGTGGGCCTGTATGCGGGCCTGGTACTGGCGTCGAGCCTGTTCTGGCTCGCTTCGGGCCAGATCAATTCGCTGGACATGGGCCTGTCGGGCATGATGACCCTCACCCTGGGCAGCCTGCTGGTCGCCCAGCGCGACGACGCCACGGCGACCGAGCGGCGCAACTGGATGCTGGCCTGCTGGGCCGCCATGGCGCTGGCCGTGCTGGCCAAGGGCCTGATCGGCATCGTCCTGCCGGGCGCCGTGCTGGTGCTGTATTCGCTGTGCGCGCGCGACTGGCGCATCTGGACGCGTCTGCACCTGGCCAAGGGCTTGCTGGTGTTCTTCGCCATCGCCACGCCATGGTTCGTGCTGGTCGCCCTGCGCAATCCGGAACAGCCGCATTTCTTCTTCATCCACGAGCATTTCCAGCGCTTCCTGATGAAGGGCCACAAGCGCGAAGGCGCCTGGTACTACTTCCTCGTGCTGCTCGTTCCCGGCATCCTGCCATGGATAGGCCTGCTGCCGCAAAGCCTGGCCGCCGCCTTCCAGCGCCAGGAAGGCGCCTTCCAGCCCCGTTTGATGCTGCTGGTCTGGGCCGTCTTCATTTTCTTCTTCTTCAGCTATTCGACCTCGAAGCTGCCTGGCTATATCGTGCCCATCTTCCCGGCGCTGGCCTTGCTGGTGGCGCTGTATCTGGAATCGGCATCGCGCCGCCAGCGCCTGTTCGCCGCCGGCCTGCTGTGCGTGCTGGGCGCGGCCATCCTGATCGGCGGGCCGATCGCGTTCGGCAAGGCCAGCGCGCGCGATCCGGCCGCCCTGATCGCCTTGAAAGGCTATCAGCCATGGCTGATGGCGGCCGGCTTCTTCGCCCTGGCAGGCGGCGCCCTGGCCCTGCTGCATGCACGCCAGCTGCGCCGCGACATGACGGTACTGACGATTGCCGGCGCCGGTTTCCTGGCCACGCACTGCATCCTGGCCGGCTCCGAACTGTATGGCCAGAACCGCGCGGGCACCGACATGCTGCCGCAGATCCAGGCCGAACTGACGGCCGATACCAAGCTGTATTCGGTCGGCATCTATGAACAGTCGCTGACGTATTACCTGCAGCGGCCCGTGATCCTCGTCGATTACTGGGATGAATTCACGTTTGGCCTGAAACAGCAGCCGGAACTGTCGATCCCGACCATCGAACCTTTCATCACGCAATGGACGAACGATGCCAACGCCGGCGTGCACGACATGGCCATTATCAGCCTGGACCGTTACAAGGAACTGCAACAACGTGGCGTGCCCATGCGTGTGATTGCCGAAGATGCGCGCCGCATGGTCATTGCCAATAAATAA
- a CDS encoding formyltransferase — MGAPRAVVFGYHNVGVRCIKVLLAGGVDIALVVTHEDSPTENLWFESVADLCQAEGIPYITPLDARAPELLAQVQAATPDMLFSFYYRHMLPASILEVAPAYNMHGSLLPQFRGRAPVNWAVLQGATETGATLHEMTVKPDAGAIVAQTAVPILPDDTAFEVFGKVTVAAEQTLWGVLPALLDGTAPRQLNDLRQGGYFGGRKPDDGRIDWKLPAQQVYNLHRAVAPPYPGAFTEVNNVIYIIEKARLSKHSAGSLPPGLAVVDNCVFGVCGDGRMLAISALRAGGEPISAQQLQASLTARVSTH, encoded by the coding sequence ATGGGCGCCCCGCGCGCCGTCGTCTTCGGCTACCACAATGTGGGCGTACGCTGCATCAAGGTGCTGCTGGCCGGCGGCGTCGATATCGCCCTCGTCGTCACGCACGAAGACAGCCCCACGGAAAACCTGTGGTTCGAATCCGTGGCGGACCTGTGCCAGGCCGAAGGCATCCCCTATATCACGCCATTGGACGCCCGCGCGCCCGAACTGCTGGCCCAGGTGCAGGCGGCAACACCGGACATGCTGTTCAGCTTTTACTACCGTCACATGCTGCCGGCCAGCATCCTGGAAGTGGCGCCCGCCTACAATATGCACGGCTCGCTGCTGCCGCAGTTCCGCGGCCGCGCGCCCGTCAACTGGGCCGTGCTGCAAGGCGCCACGGAAACGGGCGCCACCCTGCATGAAATGACGGTCAAGCCGGACGCCGGCGCCATCGTCGCGCAGACGGCCGTGCCCATCCTGCCCGACGACACGGCGTTTGAAGTCTTCGGCAAGGTCACCGTGGCGGCGGAGCAAACCTTGTGGGGCGTGCTGCCAGCCTTGCTGGACGGCACCGCGCCGCGCCAGCTCAACGATTTGCGCCAGGGCGGCTATTTTGGCGGACGCAAGCCCGACGATGGCCGCATCGACTGGAAGTTACCCGCGCAGCAGGTTTACAACCTGCACCGGGCCGTCGCGCCGCCCTATCCCGGCGCCTTCACCGAAGTCAACAATGTCATTTACATCATCGAAAAAGCCCGTTTAAGCAAGCATTCAGCAGGAAGTTTGCCACCGGGCTTGGCGGTAGTGGATAATTGCGTCTTTGGCGTCTGCGGAGACGGCCGCATGCTGGCCATTTCCGCGCTGAGGG
- a CDS encoding DegT/DnrJ/EryC1/StrS family aminotransferase produces the protein MTSTLPFLPFSKPTIDEATIAAVGDVLRSGWITSGPKVQAFEAQLSEYFGGRPVRTFNSGTCTMEIALRIAGIGPGDEVITTPVSWVATANVIIEVGATPVFADIDPVTRNIDLDKLEAAITPRTKAIIPVYLSGLPVDMDRLYAIAEKYNLRVVEDAAQAFGSTWKGKRIGAFGDFVSFSFQANKNITTGEGGCLVLNNLEEAKLAEKYRLQGVTRSGVDGIDVDVLGGKYNMSDIMAAIGLGQFANIDAITAHRRALARHYFEQFGSDFEAQSGAQLPVQDFDNSNWHLFQIILPDNGPGTRAAFMQQMAQQNVGTGYHYAPIHLFTMYRERGFTEGMFPVSEKIGRLTVTLPMFYAMTTQDVERAVATVKSILIK, from the coding sequence ATGACCTCTACCCTGCCCTTTTTGCCCTTTTCCAAACCCACCATCGACGAGGCGACCATCGCCGCCGTCGGCGACGTGCTGCGCTCGGGCTGGATCACCAGCGGCCCGAAAGTGCAGGCCTTCGAAGCCCAGCTGTCCGAATATTTCGGCGGGCGTCCCGTGCGCACCTTCAATTCGGGCACCTGCACCATGGAAATCGCGCTGCGCATCGCCGGCATAGGCCCCGGCGACGAAGTCATCACCACGCCCGTGTCGTGGGTAGCGACGGCCAACGTCATCATCGAAGTGGGCGCCACGCCCGTGTTCGCCGATATCGACCCCGTCACGCGCAATATCGACCTCGACAAGCTGGAAGCGGCCATCACGCCCCGCACCAAAGCCATCATCCCCGTCTACCTGTCCGGCCTGCCCGTCGACATGGACCGCCTGTACGCGATTGCTGAAAAATACAATTTGCGGGTCGTCGAAGACGCGGCGCAAGCGTTCGGCTCCACGTGGAAAGGCAAGCGCATCGGTGCATTTGGCGACTTCGTCTCGTTCAGCTTCCAGGCCAACAAGAACATCACGACGGGCGAAGGCGGCTGCCTTGTCCTGAACAACCTGGAAGAAGCGAAGCTGGCCGAGAAATACCGGCTGCAGGGCGTCACCCGCAGCGGCGTCGACGGCATCGACGTCGACGTGCTGGGCGGCAAATACAACATGAGCGACATCATGGCCGCCATCGGCCTGGGCCAGTTCGCCAATATCGACGCCATCACGGCCCACCGCCGCGCGCTGGCGCGCCATTACTTTGAGCAATTCGGCAGCGACTTCGAAGCGCAGAGCGGCGCCCAGCTGCCCGTGCAGGATTTTGACAACAGCAACTGGCATCTGTTCCAAATCATCCTGCCCGACAACGGCCCCGGCACGCGCGCCGCCTTCATGCAGCAAATGGCACAACAAAACGTGGGAACGGGCTATCATTACGCACCGATCCACCTGTTTACCATGTACCGCGAACGCGGCTTTACCGAGGGCATGTTCCCCGTCTCGGAAAAGATCGGCCGCCTGACCGTGACCTTGCCGATGTTCTACGCCATGACGACACAGGACGTGGAACGCGCCGTCGCCACCGTCAAATCCATACTCATCAAATGA
- a CDS encoding glycosyltransferase: MKPELSVIIPIYNEQDGLASLFARLYPALDALQTSYEIIFINDGSRDNSVAILAEQFRQRPDVTRVVLFNGNYGQHMAILAGFEASRGQIMVTLDADLQNPPEEIGNLVAKMREGYDYVGSIRRKRQDSAWRTLASKMMNRLRERITNIKITDQGNMLRAYGRNVIDLVNQCAEVNTFVPALAYTFARKPTEITVEHEERAAGESKYSLYSLIRLNFDLVTGFSLIPLQIFSMLGMLLSLSSAGLVIYLLARRFLFGAEAQGVFTLFAIAFFLMGVILFGIGLVGEYVGRIFQQVRARPRYVVQTILQDGMVQAEAEAPSYVRLEKRQVGR, encoded by the coding sequence ATGAAACCTGAACTGTCCGTTATCATTCCGATCTACAACGAGCAGGATGGCCTGGCCAGCCTGTTCGCCCGCCTGTATCCGGCCCTCGATGCCCTGCAGACGAGCTACGAGATCATCTTCATCAACGATGGCAGCCGCGACAATTCGGTGGCCATCCTGGCGGAACAGTTCCGCCAGCGCCCCGACGTCACGCGCGTCGTCCTGTTCAACGGTAATTATGGCCAGCACATGGCCATCCTGGCCGGGTTCGAGGCATCGCGCGGGCAGATCATGGTCACGCTCGACGCCGACCTGCAGAATCCGCCCGAAGAAATCGGTAACCTCGTGGCAAAGATGCGCGAAGGCTACGATTACGTGGGCTCGATCCGGCGCAAGCGCCAGGATTCCGCCTGGCGCACCCTGGCGTCGAAGATGATGAACCGGCTGCGCGAGCGCATCACCAACATCAAGATCACGGACCAGGGCAACATGTTGCGCGCCTACGGCCGCAACGTGATCGACCTGGTCAACCAGTGTGCCGAAGTCAACACCTTCGTGCCCGCCCTGGCCTACACGTTTGCCCGCAAGCCCACGGAAATTACCGTCGAGCACGAGGAACGGGCAGCCGGCGAGTCGAAATACTCGCTGTACAGCCTGATCCGCCTCAATTTCGACCTGGTCACGGGCTTTTCCCTGATTCCGCTGCAAATCTTTTCGATGCTGGGCATGCTGCTGTCGCTCAGCTCCGCCGGGCTGGTGATCTATCTGCTGGCGCGCCGCTTCCTGTTCGGCGCCGAGGCGCAGGGCGTGTTCACCCTATTCGCCATCGCCTTCTTCCTGATGGGCGTGATCCTGTTCGGCATCGGCCTCGTGGGCGAATACGTGGGACGCATCTTCCAGCAAGTGCGCGCCCGTCCCCGCTACGTGGTGCAAACCATCTTGCAGGACGGCATGGTCCAGGCGGAAGCCGAGGCGCCATCGTACGTGCGCCTGGAAAAACGCCAGGTGGGCCGCTGA